In one Candidatus Dormiibacterota bacterium genomic region, the following are encoded:
- the rplE gene encoding 50S ribosomal protein L5 — protein MALRLKEKYEGTVRKQLQETFSYANPHQIPKLEKVVINMSVGEAIVNPKALDSALAELVAISGQKPVVAKAKKSIAAFKLREGMNIGAKVTLRGERMYVFLDKLFNIVLPRIRDFRGLPAKSFDGRGNYNLGLKEQLVFPEINFDKVDKARGMDITIVTTAKSDEEAAEFLSAMGLPLQKGSSSSSGLRGR, from the coding sequence ATGGCATTACGTCTGAAAGAAAAGTACGAAGGAACCGTTCGCAAGCAATTGCAGGAGACGTTCTCGTACGCCAATCCCCACCAGATTCCAAAATTGGAGAAGGTGGTAATCAACATGAGCGTCGGCGAGGCGATCGTCAATCCGAAGGCGCTCGATAGCGCGCTGGCGGAGCTCGTTGCGATCAGCGGCCAAAAGCCGGTCGTCGCGAAGGCGAAGAAGTCGATTGCGGCGTTCAAGCTTCGCGAAGGCATGAACATCGGCGCGAAGGTTACCCTGCGCGGCGAGCGGATGTACGTTTTCCTCGATAAGCTCTTCAATATCGTGTTGCCGCGTATCCGCGACTTCCGCGGCTTGCCGGCGAAGTCGTTCGATGGGCGCGGTAATTACAACCTCGGCCTCAAAGAGCAGTTGGTCTTCCCGGAGATCAATTTCGATAAGGTCGATAAAGCCCGCGGTATGGACATCACGATCGTGACGACCGCGAAGTCCGACGAAGAAGCGGCGGAGTTTTTGTCAGCGATGGGGCTACCGCTCCAAAAGGGCTCGTCGTCGAGCTCGGGATTGAGAGGAAGATAA
- the rpsH gene encoding 30S ribosomal protein S8 → MAAITDPIADLLTRIRNANTANHKLVDIPASRVKQAIAQILKDEGFIEEFERVNEGPQGTIRIQLKYGPEKEKVITGLRRISRPGLRVYTAKTEIPRVLGGLGLVIISTSQGIMSGKRAKKLGVGGEVLAYVW, encoded by the coding sequence ATGGCAGCCATTACCGATCCCATCGCCGACCTTCTCACCCGCATTCGCAACGCGAATACGGCCAACCATAAGTTGGTCGATATTCCGGCGTCGCGAGTGAAACAGGCGATCGCCCAGATTCTCAAGGACGAAGGCTTTATCGAAGAGTTCGAACGCGTGAACGAGGGCCCTCAAGGCACGATCCGCATCCAGCTCAAGTACGGTCCCGAAAAAGAGAAAGTCATCACCGGCCTGCGACGCATCTCGCGCCCGGGCTTGCGCGTGTACACGGCCAAGACCGAGATCCCGCGCGTGCTCGGCGGATTGGGCTTGGTTATCATCTCGACGTCTCAGGGCATCATGTCCGGCAAACGAGCGAAAAAGCTCGGCGTCGGTGGCGAAGTCCTGGCGTACGTCTGGTAA
- the rplD gene encoding 50S ribosomal protein L4, with translation MPNIIDAQGKVVRDVQTPAIFEADYSKKAHTIFRAVYRELANPRAGTASTKKRDEVAGGGRKPWKQKGTGRARQGSNRSPQWRHGGVVFGPQPRSYVSDLNKKERRLAFVAALSDRFKNGAITVLDASDFNLTKTAEFAKLIFGGTKEAKVGPSTLVVVGYDEQAGDAIARVAGNLKKVAVTHSGALDVKDVLRYERIIFTTAAYDVLTTAYAANGEAK, from the coding sequence ATGCCGAATATTATCGACGCACAGGGTAAAGTTGTTCGCGACGTGCAGACGCCCGCGATCTTCGAAGCCGACTACAGCAAAAAGGCGCACACGATTTTCCGCGCGGTCTACCGCGAGCTCGCGAACCCGCGCGCCGGCACCGCCTCCACCAAGAAGCGCGACGAAGTCGCCGGTGGTGGCCGCAAGCCGTGGAAGCAGAAGGGCACCGGTCGCGCCCGCCAAGGTTCGAACCGTTCGCCGCAGTGGCGTCACGGCGGCGTGGTCTTCGGGCCGCAGCCGCGCTCCTACGTTTCCGATCTCAACAAGAAAGAGCGGCGTTTAGCGTTTGTAGCCGCGCTCTCGGATCGCTTCAAGAACGGTGCGATCACGGTGCTGGACGCGAGCGATTTCAATCTCACGAAGACGGCGGAATTCGCCAAACTGATCTTCGGGGGCACGAAAGAAGCGAAGGTCGGACCGAGCACGCTGGTTGTCGTCGGATACGACGAGCAGGCCGGCGATGCGATCGCTCGCGTAGCCGGGAACCTCAAAAAGGTCGCGGTAACGCACAGCGGCGCGCTCGATGTGAAAGACGTGCTTCGCTACGAGCGGATCATCTTCACGACCGCCGCGTACGACGTGCTCACCACCGCCTACGCCGCCAACGGGGAGGCCAAGTAA
- the tuf gene encoding elongation factor Tu, with the protein MAKAKFERTKPHVNIGTTGHVDHGKTTLTAAITHCLATAGLAKARNVDEIDNAPEEKERGITIAISHQEYETVKRHYAHVDCPGHADYIKNMITGAAQMDGAVLVVAATDGPMPQTREHILLMKQVGVPKIVVFLNKVDLVDDEELLELVEMEIRELLTQYEYDGDNTPIIRGSALKALQSSGKSDDPAAQPIFKLMDTVDEYIPDPVRQTDKPFLMPIEDVFTITGRGTVGTGRVERGQVKVGEEVEIIGLQEATRKTVVTGIEMFRKLLDMGIAGDNVGVLLRGIERNDIERGQVLAKPGSIKPHTKFKAEVYVLSKEEGGRHTPFFANYRPQFYFRTTDVTGTIRLPEGVEMVMPGDNVAMDVELITPIACEEGLRFAIREGGRTVGAGVVTSVSD; encoded by the coding sequence ATGGCAAAGGCAAAATTCGAACGCACCAAGCCGCACGTGAACATCGGTACCACCGGTCACGTCGATCACGGCAAGACGACCCTCACCGCGGCGATCACGCATTGTCTCGCAACCGCGGGCCTTGCGAAGGCACGCAACGTCGATGAAATCGACAACGCTCCCGAAGAAAAAGAACGCGGCATTACGATCGCCATCTCGCATCAGGAATACGAGACGGTGAAGCGCCATTACGCGCACGTCGATTGCCCCGGTCACGCCGACTACATCAAGAACATGATCACGGGCGCCGCGCAGATGGACGGAGCCGTGCTGGTCGTGGCTGCGACCGACGGTCCGATGCCGCAGACCCGCGAGCACATTCTGCTCATGAAGCAGGTCGGCGTTCCGAAGATCGTCGTGTTCCTCAACAAAGTCGACTTGGTCGACGACGAAGAGTTGCTCGAGCTGGTCGAGATGGAGATCCGCGAACTGCTCACGCAGTACGAATACGACGGCGACAACACGCCGATCATCCGCGGTTCGGCCCTTAAGGCGCTCCAGTCGAGCGGTAAGAGCGACGATCCGGCGGCGCAGCCGATCTTCAAGCTGATGGACACCGTCGATGAGTACATCCCGGACCCGGTTCGTCAGACCGACAAGCCGTTCTTGATGCCGATCGAAGACGTGTTCACGATCACCGGTCGCGGCACCGTCGGCACCGGTCGCGTCGAGCGCGGTCAAGTCAAAGTCGGCGAAGAAGTCGAGATCATCGGCCTCCAGGAAGCGACGCGTAAAACCGTCGTGACCGGCATCGAAATGTTCCGCAAACTGCTGGACATGGGCATCGCCGGCGACAACGTCGGCGTCCTCCTGCGCGGCATCGAGCGTAACGACATCGAGCGCGGTCAGGTTCTTGCCAAGCCGGGCTCGATCAAGCCGCACACGAAGTTCAAAGCCGAAGTCTACGTCCTTTCGAAGGAAGAGGGCGGCCGTCATACGCCGTTCTTTGCGAACTACCGTCCGCAGTTCTACTTCCGCACGACCGACGTTACCGGAACCATCCGGCTGCCTGAGGGCGTCGAGATGGTCATGCCGGGCGACAACGTCGCGATGGACGTCGAGCTCATCACGCCGATCGCTTGCGAAGAGGGCTTGCGCTTCGCCATTCGCGAGGGCGGCCGCACCGTCGGCGCCGGCGTCGTGACGTCGGTAAGCGACTAA
- the rplN gene encoding 50S ribosomal protein L14 has protein sequence MIQQETRLKVADNSGARELLVIHVSGGSRHVYAHVGDVVVGTVKSAIPGAAVKKGQVVKAVIVRTSAPIRRADGSVVRCDDNACVIIKGDKDNLDPRGTRVFGPVMRELRDRGFLKIASLAPEVL, from the coding sequence ATGATTCAACAAGAAACGCGACTCAAGGTCGCAGATAATTCAGGCGCCCGCGAGCTGCTCGTCATTCACGTGAGCGGCGGAAGCCGTCACGTCTACGCGCACGTCGGCGACGTGGTGGTCGGCACCGTTAAAAGTGCGATCCCCGGAGCTGCCGTGAAGAAGGGCCAAGTCGTGAAGGCGGTCATCGTGCGCACCTCGGCGCCGATCCGGCGCGCCGACGGCTCGGTCGTCCGCTGCGACGACAACGCTTGCGTCATCATCAAGGGCGACAAGGACAACCTGGACCCGCGCGGGACGCGCGTGTTCGGCCCGGTCATGCGCGAACTGCGCGATCGCGGCTTCCTCAAGATCGCCTCGCTCGCGCCGGAGGTGCTCTAA
- the rplC gene encoding 50S ribosomal protein L3, whose amino-acid sequence MMKNILGRKVGMTSVFTEDGRYVPVTVIEAGPCTVVERRTKEKHGYEAVALGFGAVKKARVTRALAGHFKKQGVEATRFVREFRDDIEGVEVGQTVTVSGFEPGDRVDVVGISKGHGFAGGIKRHNFSGGGASHGSMIHRQPGSNGDTNAGRTVKGSRRPGHYGVDRTTHQNLEVVRADTERNLLLVRGPVPGPKNALVVVRVSVKTKKGVQA is encoded by the coding sequence ATTATGAAGAACATCCTTGGCCGCAAGGTTGGGATGACGAGCGTCTTCACCGAAGATGGCCGGTATGTACCGGTTACGGTGATCGAAGCCGGTCCCTGCACGGTCGTGGAGCGTCGCACCAAAGAGAAGCATGGCTACGAAGCCGTTGCTTTGGGTTTTGGTGCGGTTAAAAAAGCTCGCGTCACCCGTGCCCTTGCCGGACATTTCAAGAAACAGGGCGTCGAAGCCACCCGCTTCGTACGCGAATTCCGCGACGACATCGAGGGCGTCGAAGTCGGCCAGACCGTGACCGTCTCCGGATTCGAACCGGGCGACCGCGTCGACGTGGTCGGCATTTCGAAGGGCCACGGCTTTGCCGGCGGTATCAAGCGCCACAATTTCTCGGGCGGCGGCGCGAGCCACGGCTCGATGATTCATCGTCAACCGGGTTCCAACGGCGACACCAACGCCGGCCGCACCGTCAAGGGTAGCCGTCGTCCGGGTCATTACGGCGTCGATCGTACGACCCACCAGAATCTGGAAGTCGTGCGTGCCGATACCGAACGCAATCTTCTTCTCGTACGCGGTCCCGTTCCGGGGCCCAAGAATGCCCTGGTCGTCGTTCGCGTAAGCGTGAAGACCAAGAAGGGTGTGCAGGCGTAA
- a CDS encoding LysR family transcriptional regulator — protein sequence MVNISLARLRVFLAVAQGSSISVAAERLSISQPAVSATVTALQNELGVALIRRDGRGIQLTEGGLRLAGHARHLFAILDDALDDLRSLERDVEPRARVGTVATVAEHVLPPMLRDIRKEHPAMEIELDVSTRQSVWERLAAWEVHVVVAGRPPLDQRFRSIATRLNEIVVVATPAQRIAPTGLAAATWLLREPGTGTRALSAEFFADLGIEPHRQLTIGSNGAIRECVRAGLGISLVSLDSVRRELENGDLIEVPTPITPLQRQWHIVVNQERAIPPAAQAFVAALLPHFGQAAETP from the coding sequence ATGGTTAATATTTCGCTGGCTCGATTACGGGTGTTTCTGGCGGTCGCGCAAGGATCGTCGATATCGGTCGCCGCCGAGCGTTTGAGCATCTCGCAGCCGGCCGTCTCCGCCACGGTGACGGCCCTGCAGAACGAGCTTGGAGTCGCCCTCATCCGTCGCGACGGCCGCGGCATCCAGCTGACCGAAGGCGGCTTGCGCCTCGCCGGTCACGCTCGGCATCTCTTTGCGATCCTGGACGACGCTCTGGACGATCTTCGCTCGCTCGAGCGAGACGTGGAACCGCGCGCGAGGGTCGGGACGGTTGCCACCGTGGCGGAGCACGTGCTCCCCCCGATGTTGCGCGACATTCGCAAAGAGCATCCGGCCATGGAGATCGAGCTCGACGTCTCGACCCGGCAGAGCGTCTGGGAGCGGTTGGCCGCCTGGGAGGTTCACGTCGTCGTGGCTGGGCGCCCGCCGCTCGATCAGCGATTCAGATCCATCGCCACCAGGTTGAATGAAATCGTCGTGGTCGCAACGCCCGCGCAACGCATCGCGCCGACCGGCCTCGCGGCCGCGACGTGGCTCCTGCGCGAACCCGGCACCGGAACGCGCGCCCTCTCGGCGGAATTCTTTGCCGATCTCGGCATCGAGCCGCACCGCCAGCTCACGATCGGTTCGAACGGCGCGATCCGAGAGTGCGTCCGCGCGGGCTTGGGCATCTCGCTCGTTTCGCTCGACTCCGTTCGCCGCGAACTCGAAAACGGCGATCTCATCGAAGTTCCCACACCGATCACCCCGCTCCAACGCCAGTGGCACATCGTCGTCAATCAGGAACGCGCAATCCCGCCCGCGGCTCAGGCCTTTGTCGCCGCACTCTTGCCGCACTTCGGGCAAGCGGCGGAAACTCCATAA
- the rplW gene encoding 50S ribosomal protein L23, with the protein MDARDVIISPRITEKAMANALGQQYTFVVHPAATKTQIRHAIEEIFSVNVLKINTVNVRGKARSSARKGVRSSGKASDFKKATVTLKPGQKIELGGVNYFEQ; encoded by the coding sequence ATGGACGCGCGCGACGTCATCATCTCACCGCGGATCACCGAAAAGGCCATGGCCAATGCGCTCGGCCAGCAGTACACCTTCGTCGTGCATCCCGCGGCGACCAAGACGCAAATCCGCCATGCGATCGAAGAGATCTTCAGCGTGAACGTGCTCAAGATCAATACCGTGAACGTGCGTGGTAAAGCCCGTAGCTCGGCGCGTAAAGGCGTTCGCTCCAGCGGTAAAGCGAGCGACTTCAAGAAGGCGACCGTCACCCTAAAGCCGGGTCAAAAAATTGAACTCGGCGGCGTCAACTACTTCGAGCAATAA
- a CDS encoding DUF5654 family protein, translating to MELKPTYLGTMLSLATVAFGFIAASAWNKAIGDIIAVWLKPGTGAIAEVVYAIIVTIIAVAVIQNLAKIAERDIGPKV from the coding sequence ATGGAACTCAAGCCGACCTATCTCGGGACCATGCTATCGCTCGCTACCGTTGCTTTCGGCTTCATTGCCGCGAGCGCGTGGAACAAGGCGATCGGCGATATTATCGCGGTTTGGCTCAAGCCCGGCACCGGCGCAATTGCGGAGGTCGTGTACGCGATCATCGTGACGATCATCGCCGTAGCCGTGATTCAAAATCTCGCGAAGATCGCCGAGCGAGACATCGGCCCGAAAGTGTAA
- a CDS encoding acyl-CoA dehydrogenase family protein → MTHASATRVPDAVDILGIDSLLSDEERLIRDTVREFVRDRVLPNVARWFEEGILPRELGRELGALGLLGMHLEGYGCPGAGAVAYGVACMELDAGDAGVRSFCSVQGSLAMYAIYRWGSEEQKQQYLPSMARGETIGCFGLTEPDFGSNPAGMRAFARRDGSDWILNGTKLWITNGSLADLAIVWANTDEGIRGFIVPKQTAGFASSDIHHKISLRASITSELVFADCRIPGDAMLPLAKGLAGPLACLNEARFGIIWGSMGSARACYEAALDYAKTRVQFDKPIGAFQLTQQKLVNMLLELNKGTLLALHLGRMKDAGQLHSAHVSFGKLNNVREALKIAREARTILGANGVTLEYPVIRHMNNLESVLTYEGTSEVHTLILGQHITGHAAFA, encoded by the coding sequence ATGACGCATGCCTCCGCGACCCGCGTGCCAGACGCGGTCGATATTCTCGGGATCGATTCGCTGCTCTCAGATGAAGAACGCCTGATCCGCGATACCGTTCGCGAATTCGTGCGCGATCGCGTATTGCCCAACGTCGCTCGATGGTTCGAAGAAGGCATCTTACCGCGCGAGCTCGGCCGCGAGCTGGGCGCGCTCGGCTTGCTCGGAATGCATCTCGAAGGCTACGGGTGCCCCGGCGCCGGCGCCGTCGCTTACGGCGTCGCTTGCATGGAACTCGATGCGGGTGATGCCGGCGTTCGCAGCTTCTGTTCCGTGCAAGGCTCGCTCGCGATGTACGCGATCTATCGCTGGGGCAGCGAAGAACAAAAGCAGCAGTATCTACCCTCGATGGCCCGCGGCGAGACGATCGGCTGTTTCGGGTTAACGGAGCCGGATTTTGGGAGCAACCCCGCCGGTATGCGCGCGTTCGCGCGCCGCGATGGCTCCGATTGGATCCTCAATGGCACCAAACTCTGGATCACGAATGGTTCGCTCGCCGACCTTGCCATCGTCTGGGCGAATACCGACGAAGGTATCCGCGGCTTTATCGTTCCGAAACAGACCGCCGGTTTTGCCAGTTCCGACATCCATCATAAAATCTCGCTGCGGGCGTCGATCACCAGCGAACTGGTCTTTGCAGATTGCCGCATCCCGGGTGACGCGATGCTCCCGTTGGCAAAGGGCCTAGCGGGGCCCCTCGCGTGTTTGAACGAGGCGCGGTTCGGGATTATCTGGGGAAGCATGGGCAGCGCCCGCGCCTGCTACGAGGCGGCGCTCGACTACGCGAAGACGCGCGTGCAGTTCGATAAGCCGATCGGCGCCTTTCAGCTCACGCAGCAAAAGCTCGTCAATATGCTGCTCGAGCTCAACAAGGGCACGCTGCTAGCCCTCCACTTGGGACGCATGAAAGATGCCGGCCAACTGCACTCCGCGCACGTGAGTTTCGGCAAGCTCAACAACGTTCGCGAAGCCTTGAAGATCGCGCGCGAAGCGCGCACGATTCTCGGCGCCAACGGCGTGACGCTCGAGTATCCGGTGATCCGGCACATGAATAACCTGGAATCGGTCCTCACCTATGAGGGGACCAGCGAGGTCCATACCTTGATTCTCGGGCAGCACATCACCGGGCACGCCGCGTTCGCCTAA
- the rpsJ gene encoding 30S ribosomal protein S10, which produces MAKQKIRIRLKAYDHKVLDQSAERIVETAKRTGAFVSGPVPLPTEINRFCVQRSTNNDKKSREHFEMRTHKRLIDILQASPKTMDALMHLDLPAGVDIELKA; this is translated from the coding sequence ATGGCTAAGCAGAAGATTCGCATTCGCTTGAAGGCGTACGATCATAAGGTGCTCGATCAGTCGGCCGAACGCATCGTCGAGACGGCGAAGCGTACCGGCGCGTTCGTAAGTGGTCCCGTTCCGCTCCCAACCGAGATCAATCGGTTTTGCGTGCAGCGTTCCACCAATAACGATAAGAAATCGCGCGAGCATTTCGAGATGCGCACGCACAAGCGTCTGATCGATATCCTCCAGGCCTCGCCTAAGACGATGGATGCGCTCATGCATCTCGACTTGCCGGCCGGCGTCGATATCGAACTCAAAGCGTAA
- the rplV gene encoding 50S ribosomal protein L22 — protein sequence MSDQVQRTEAVAHLRFVRVGPRKLRRVADAIRGLNVREALVLLKFAGVYASEPLEKLVRSAVANAGNNHDMNTDELYIARITVDGGPGGRFTKRLDPRAQGRAYFKRKRMSHVTVVVSEQAPTKTRKQRPGASVTAARVTRRAPAATRTTTAGSVDKA from the coding sequence ATGTCGGATCAAGTGCAGCGCACCGAAGCGGTCGCGCATCTTCGCTTCGTGCGAGTGGGCCCTCGCAAACTGCGCCGCGTCGCCGATGCGATCCGCGGCTTGAACGTACGCGAAGCGCTCGTTCTGCTCAAGTTCGCCGGCGTGTATGCATCCGAACCGCTCGAGAAGCTCGTGCGTAGTGCGGTTGCCAACGCCGGTAATAACCACGACATGAACACCGACGAACTGTACATCGCGCGGATCACCGTCGATGGCGGTCCGGGCGGGCGGTTCACCAAACGCCTGGATCCGCGTGCTCAAGGGCGCGCGTACTTCAAGCGCAAGCGCATGTCGCACGTTACGGTGGTCGTGAGCGAACAGGCTCCCACCAAGACGCGCAAGCAGCGCCCGGGCGCATCGGTAACGGCCGCGCGCGTCACGCGCCGCGCGCCGGCAGCCACGCGCACCACTACTGCCGGCTCTGTCGATAAGGCGTAA
- the rpsQ gene encoding 30S ribosomal protein S17: protein MEQHNEVRVESRRVKQGRVASNKMDKTIVVVSETRVPHATYGKIVRKSARFKAHDENNEANIGDLVRIMECRPLSRDKRWRLVEIVERAK from the coding sequence ATGGAGCAGCATAACGAAGTGCGCGTCGAGAGCCGGCGCGTCAAACAAGGGCGCGTCGCGTCGAATAAGATGGACAAGACGATCGTGGTCGTCTCCGAAACGCGCGTTCCGCACGCTACGTACGGCAAGATCGTCCGCAAGTCGGCGCGTTTCAAGGCGCACGACGAAAATAACGAAGCCAACATTGGCGATTTGGTCCGGATCATGGAATGCAGACCGCTCTCGCGCGACAAGCGCTGGCGTCTGGTCGAAATCGTCGAGCGAGCGAAATAA
- the rplX gene encoding 50S ribosomal protein L24: MSDKLHLVKGDTVMIRRGREKGKRGVIKAIFPAAGKATVEGMNIVKRHTKQGQQGGNMGNAQTGGIIEKEAALPLGVLQYVCEKCNLPTRLRRGRTADGISHRICAKCGEPARDSAKGA, translated from the coding sequence ATGTCCGATAAATTGCATCTCGTCAAAGGCGACACCGTGATGATTCGTCGCGGACGCGAGAAGGGTAAGCGCGGCGTTATCAAGGCCATCTTCCCGGCCGCCGGCAAGGCGACCGTCGAAGGCATGAATATCGTCAAGCGTCACACCAAGCAGGGCCAGCAGGGCGGAAACATGGGCAACGCTCAGACCGGCGGCATTATCGAGAAGGAAGCCGCGCTTCCACTCGGCGTGCTGCAGTACGTCTGCGAAAAGTGCAATCTGCCGACGCGCCTGCGTCGCGGACGCACGGCCGACGGCATCTCGCATCGCATCTGCGCGAAATGCGGCGAGCCCGCACGCGACTCGGCGAAGGGAGCATAA
- the rplP gene encoding 50S ribosomal protein L16, producing MLTPKRVKWRKQQRGRMTGRALRGSTLSFGEYGLQALEPCWMTNRQIEAARIALTRHIKRGGKVWIKVFPDKPVTKKPAEVRMGAGKGNPEFWVAVVRPGRVLFELSGVTPDVAKEALRLAASKLPIDTKIVSREEAQA from the coding sequence ATGTTGACCCCTAAACGCGTCAAGTGGCGCAAACAGCAGCGCGGTCGTATGACCGGGCGCGCGCTTCGCGGCAGCACGCTCTCGTTTGGCGAGTACGGCCTGCAGGCACTCGAGCCGTGTTGGATGACCAACCGGCAGATCGAGGCGGCCCGTATCGCCCTGACCCGTCACATCAAACGTGGCGGCAAAGTCTGGATCAAAGTGTTCCCGGATAAACCGGTCACGAAGAAGCCCGCCGAAGTGCGCATGGGCGCCGGTAAGGGTAACCCGGAGTTCTGGGTTGCCGTCGTACGTCCGGGACGCGTGCTGTTCGAACTTTCGGGCGTCACTCCGGACGTTGCCAAAGAAGCCTTACGGTTGGCCGCTTCGAAGCTGCCGATCGATACGAAGATCGTCTCGCGTGAGGAGGCGCAAGCATGA
- a CDS encoding type Z 30S ribosomal protein S14, which produces MAKTSMIVKANRSPKFSVRAHHRCKLCGRPRGYLRKFAMCRICFRENAHRGVVPGVTKASW; this is translated from the coding sequence ATGGCTAAGACGAGTATGATCGTCAAGGCGAATCGTTCGCCGAAGTTTTCGGTGCGTGCACACCACCGTTGCAAGCTGTGTGGCCGCCCGCGCGGCTACCTGCGCAAGTTTGCCATGTGCCGCATTTGTTTCCGCGAGAACGCACACCGCGGTGTGGTTCCCGGCGTGACGAAGGCTTCGTGGTAA
- the rpsS gene encoding 30S ribosomal protein S19 — protein sequence MGRSLKKGPFVADHLLAKVEKLNETREKRVIKTWSRASTIVPTMVGHTIGVHNGKAHVPVYVTENMVGHKLGEFAPTRNFRGHGGDKAGVK from the coding sequence ATGGGACGTAGCCTCAAAAAAGGTCCGTTCGTCGCGGACCACCTTCTCGCGAAGGTTGAAAAGCTCAACGAGACGCGCGAAAAGCGCGTCATCAAAACCTGGAGCCGCGCTTCGACGATCGTTCCGACGATGGTCGGGCATACGATCGGCGTCCACAACGGCAAGGCGCACGTTCCGGTGTACGTCACCGAAAACATGGTCGGGCACAAGCTCGGCGAGTTCGCCCCGACCCGCAATTTCCGCGGTCATGGCGGCGATAAGGCTGGTGTGAAGTAA
- the rpmC gene encoding 50S ribosomal protein L29, protein MKKNELAELRDLSVAELQQKAREAKSELFNLRFALRTGHLTDFSKIREMRRTYAQIQTAISEKRIAEEQHGAA, encoded by the coding sequence ATGAAGAAGAACGAGCTTGCGGAGCTGCGCGACCTAAGCGTCGCCGAACTGCAACAAAAGGCCCGCGAAGCCAAGTCGGAGTTGTTCAACCTGCGCTTTGCGTTGCGCACCGGGCACCTCACGGATTTCAGTAAAATTCGCGAGATGCGCCGTACCTACGCACAGATTCAGACAGCAATTTCCGAGAAGCGGATCGCCGAGGAGCAGCATGGAGCAGCATAA
- the rplB gene encoding 50S ribosomal protein L2, giving the protein MPVKKYRPTSPGRRFITTMDFSELSKVAPERSLIEVSKKHSGRNNNGHITVRHKGGGTRTQYRIIDFKRGKDGIPAKVATVEYDPNRSARIALVHYKDGEKRYILAPLGLKVGDVIESGPAADIKVGNSLPIKNIPVGTVIHNIELRPGQGGKLVRSAGVSAQLMAKETEYSQVRMPSGEVRKIHVNCRATIGQLGNIEHENQVIGKAGRSRHLGKRPSVRGIAMNPVDHPHGGGEARSTSGRPPTTPWGQMTMGKKTRRNKRTTKMIVRKRSAK; this is encoded by the coding sequence ATGCCAGTAAAGAAATATCGTCCAACCAGCCCCGGCCGTCGCTTCATCACGACGATGGATTTCTCCGAGCTTTCGAAAGTGGCACCGGAGCGTTCGCTCATCGAAGTCAGCAAGAAGCATTCGGGCCGCAACAACAACGGGCACATCACCGTTCGTCATAAGGGCGGCGGCACGCGCACGCAGTACCGCATCATCGATTTCAAACGCGGTAAGGACGGCATCCCGGCCAAAGTCGCCACCGTCGAATACGATCCGAATCGCTCGGCACGTATCGCGCTGGTGCACTACAAGGACGGCGAGAAGCGCTATATCTTGGCGCCGCTCGGCCTGAAGGTCGGCGACGTGATCGAATCCGGCCCGGCGGCGGATATCAAAGTCGGCAACTCGTTGCCGATCAAGAACATCCCGGTCGGTACGGTGATCCACAATATCGAGCTGCGTCCGGGTCAAGGCGGCAAGCTCGTTCGCTCGGCCGGCGTTTCGGCACAGTTGATGGCGAAAGAAACCGAGTACTCGCAGGTGCGCATGCCCTCCGGCGAAGTGCGCAAGATTCACGTGAACTGCCGCGCCACCATCGGTCAGCTCGGGAACATCGAGCATGAGAACCAGGTCATCGGCAAAGCCGGTCGCTCGCGCCACCTCGGCAAGCGTCCGTCGGTTCGCGGTATCGCAATGAACCCGGTCGACCATCCGCACGGCGGTGGTGAAGCGCGCTCGACATCGGGCCGCCCGCCGACCACGCCGTGGGGCCAGATGACGATGGGTAAGAAGACGCGCCGCAACAAGCGCACTACCAAGATGATCGTTCGTAAGCGGAGTGCCAAGTAA